The proteins below come from a single Dermatophilaceae bacterium Soc4.6 genomic window:
- a CDS encoding HAD-IIA family hydrolase codes for MSTLRQRYDGFVCDLDGVVYRGPAPVAHAVEALGRPDTAVVYATNNASRPPELVAEHLVRLGLEVAPAQVVTSSQAGARRLLAVVPGGSAVLAVGGVGVSQALREAGLEPVSPRQVRERDQADSPAAPPVAVLQGYGADVTADDLAQASYLVAGGVPWVATNTDATLPTDRGVAPGNGMLVAAVQRASGVTPSVAGKPQGDLYDLACDRLGTRVVLGVGDRLDTDILGAMAAGIDSLWVLTGVDDLEALVTADGRPRPTYVAADLRALDLEVPVVSREGQVWECAGWSVEGLHDREGLPRVRVGHRSGTTSAPAGVREDDVAGSLAVLNAGLHLLQAAIDDLVDGPLDDHTTQRLVALARSVAAQAGLPASTAGG; via the coding sequence TTGAGCACGCTCCGCCAGCGGTACGACGGGTTCGTCTGTGACCTCGACGGGGTGGTCTATCGCGGACCGGCGCCGGTGGCCCACGCGGTCGAGGCCCTCGGTCGCCCGGACACAGCGGTCGTCTACGCCACCAACAACGCGTCGCGTCCACCCGAGCTGGTCGCCGAGCACCTGGTGCGGCTCGGCCTCGAGGTGGCTCCAGCACAGGTCGTGACCAGCTCACAGGCCGGCGCACGGCGGCTCCTCGCCGTGGTGCCCGGAGGGTCTGCGGTCCTCGCCGTCGGTGGCGTGGGTGTGTCGCAGGCCCTACGGGAGGCAGGGCTCGAGCCCGTCTCTCCGCGACAGGTGCGCGAGCGCGACCAGGCAGACTCCCCGGCGGCGCCACCGGTGGCCGTGCTGCAGGGGTACGGGGCAGACGTCACCGCCGACGACCTTGCCCAGGCGAGCTACCTCGTGGCAGGTGGGGTGCCGTGGGTGGCCACCAACACCGACGCCACCCTCCCGACCGACCGCGGCGTGGCCCCGGGCAACGGCATGCTCGTCGCTGCCGTACAACGAGCGAGCGGGGTCACACCGTCGGTGGCCGGCAAGCCCCAGGGTGACCTCTACGACCTGGCCTGCGACAGGTTGGGCACCCGGGTGGTGCTGGGAGTCGGAGACCGGCTCGACACCGACATCCTCGGGGCGATGGCGGCGGGCATCGACTCCCTCTGGGTCCTCACCGGCGTCGACGACCTCGAGGCTCTCGTCACGGCCGACGGTCGACCGCGTCCCACCTATGTCGCGGCCGACCTGCGCGCACTCGACCTCGAGGTCCCCGTCGTGTCGCGTGAAGGCCAGGTCTGGGAGTGCGCTGGCTGGAGCGTGGAAGGGCTCCACGACCGGGAAGGTCTGCCGCGGGTCCGGGTCGGCCACCGCTCCGGAACGACCTCGGCGCCAGCCGGCGTGAGGGAGGACGACGTCGCCGGCAGCCTGGCGGTGCTGAACGCCGGGCTGCACCTGCTGCAGGCCGCCATCGACGACCTGGTCGACGGGCCACTGGACGACCACACGACCCAGCGCCTCGTGGCCCTGGCCCGCTCGGTCGCGGCGCAGGCGGGGCTGCCGGCGTCGACCGCCGGGGGCTAG
- a CDS encoding TlyA family RNA methyltransferase, whose amino-acid sequence MNAPGAPGGARRLDVELVRRGLARSRGQARELLDAAGVVVDGVVTTRPALPVTDLMQVALLHEPEHWVGRAAHKLLGALDAFGPRGLVVEGRRCLDVGASTGGFTQVLLERGATGVTALDVGHGQLVPLIAQDPRVQEVSGTNIRDVHPGELGAPYDLVVADLSFISVRLALPSMVEQTDPQGDLVVLVKPQFEVGRDNIGRTGVVGSTQERRRALRSVVGAARELGLHVLGLVRSPLRGGDGNREYLLWVTPRADDAAVVTDTDSLIELVEGSDSTHSTDRPDSTEKVEGTP is encoded by the coding sequence GTGAACGCGCCCGGTGCCCCGGGCGGTGCGCGACGCCTCGACGTCGAGCTGGTGCGGCGCGGCCTCGCTCGCTCGCGCGGCCAGGCCCGTGAGCTGCTGGACGCGGCCGGGGTCGTCGTCGACGGGGTCGTGACGACCCGACCGGCACTACCCGTCACGGACCTCATGCAGGTGGCTCTCCTGCACGAGCCCGAGCACTGGGTGGGTCGCGCGGCGCACAAGCTGCTCGGCGCGCTCGACGCCTTCGGGCCGCGGGGCCTGGTGGTCGAGGGCCGGCGCTGCCTCGACGTCGGCGCGAGCACGGGGGGCTTCACGCAGGTGCTGCTCGAGCGGGGCGCGACCGGCGTGACCGCGCTCGACGTCGGTCACGGCCAGCTCGTCCCGTTGATCGCGCAGGACCCACGCGTGCAGGAGGTGTCGGGGACCAACATCCGCGACGTCCACCCGGGCGAGCTGGGCGCACCCTACGACCTCGTGGTGGCCGACCTCAGCTTCATCTCGGTGCGCCTCGCGCTGCCGTCGATGGTGGAGCAGACCGACCCGCAGGGCGACCTCGTCGTCCTGGTCAAGCCGCAGTTCGAGGTCGGTCGGGACAACATCGGTCGCACGGGTGTCGTCGGCTCCACGCAGGAGCGTCGCCGGGCGCTGCGCTCCGTGGTGGGTGCGGCGAGGGAGCTGGGCCTGCACGTGCTCGGCCTGGTGCGCAGCCCCCTCCGGGGTGGGGACGGAAACCGGGAGTACCTACTCTGGGTGACGCCCCGTGCCGACGACGCCGCAGTGGTCACTGACACCGACTCGCTGATCGAGCTCGTCGAGGGCTCCGACAGCACCCACAGCACCGATAGACCCGACAGCACCGAAAAGGTGGAAGGAACACCGTGA
- a CDS encoding NAD kinase — protein sequence MTRRILLVAHPGRPEVVAIARGVVQRLVDAGVEVALPPAEQESFSGIDIGPVSASDPVEPARGCELVVVLGGDGTILRGAECSRGSDAPLLGVNLGHVGFLAEAEREEVGVTVDHILDRDYSVEERMTLDVVVHEDGRPTWRSWALNEVSVEKAARERVLEVSLEIDDRPLSTWGCDGVVVSTPTGSTAYAFSAGGPVVWPDVEAILVVPNSAHALFARPLVVGPSSTLAIEVIPHSEAHGVVWCDGRRQVGLPPGARIDIRRGDVPVRLARFKASPFTDRLVAKFHLSTEGWRGRGPDAGRP from the coding sequence GTGACCCGACGCATCCTCCTCGTCGCCCACCCCGGGCGACCCGAGGTGGTCGCCATCGCCCGCGGTGTGGTCCAGCGGCTGGTGGACGCCGGGGTCGAGGTCGCCCTCCCCCCAGCCGAGCAGGAGTCCTTCTCCGGCATCGACATCGGGCCTGTCTCGGCCTCAGACCCGGTCGAACCAGCCCGTGGCTGCGAGCTGGTCGTCGTCCTCGGGGGGGACGGGACGATCCTGCGGGGGGCGGAGTGCTCGCGCGGTTCGGACGCGCCGCTGCTGGGGGTGAACCTCGGCCACGTCGGCTTCCTGGCCGAGGCCGAGCGCGAGGAGGTGGGGGTGACGGTCGACCACATCCTCGACCGTGACTACTCGGTGGAGGAGCGCATGACCCTCGACGTGGTGGTGCACGAGGACGGTCGTCCGACGTGGCGGTCGTGGGCCCTCAACGAGGTGAGCGTCGAGAAGGCCGCCCGTGAGCGGGTGCTCGAGGTCTCGCTCGAGATCGACGACCGACCGCTGTCGACCTGGGGCTGTGACGGGGTCGTCGTCTCGACGCCCACCGGGTCCACCGCCTACGCGTTCTCCGCGGGCGGACCGGTGGTGTGGCCCGACGTCGAGGCCATCCTGGTCGTGCCGAACAGCGCCCACGCCCTCTTCGCTCGGCCGCTCGTCGTGGGCCCGAGCTCGACCCTGGCCATCGAGGTCATCCCGCACTCCGAGGCCCACGGCGTCGTGTGGTGCGACGGACGTCGGCAGGTCGGGCTCCCCCCCGGTGCCCGCATCGACATCCGGCGCGGCGACGTGCCCGTGCGGCTGGCCCGCTTCAAGGCCTCACCCTTCACCGACCGGCTGGTCGCGAAGTTCCACCTGTCCACCGAAGGCTGGCGCGGCCGCGGCCCTGACGCCGGTCGGCCCTAG